One genomic region from Chelmon rostratus isolate fCheRos1 chromosome 11, fCheRos1.pri, whole genome shotgun sequence encodes:
- the LOC121613488 gene encoding leucine-rich glioma-inactivated protein 1-like yields MGNTRKMPKRSPWLGLIVVASVLLLVDSKRARQPRCPSSCTCTKDNALCESAGLIPRSFPPDVMSLSFVKSEFTEIPKESFIHTPALHLVLFTANNLESINEDAFLGLPHLEYLFIENNQIKSISPNAFRGLKTLVHLSLAYNNLETLPKDLFKGLEALTKVDLRGNQFTCDCKLKWLVEWIYSTNATVDQIYCKGPASQLDKKINDLVPQSFDCITTEFASYQSQKFESISVEAFSFGNDQYVVFAQPFIGKCSFLEWDHVEMVFRNYDDIDSTSTVICKPLVIDNQLFIIVAQLFGGSHIYKRDTSANKFIKLQGIDILKIRKPNDVETFRIDGESFFVIADSSKAGSTTIYKWNGNGFYSHQSLHPWYRDTDVEYMEISSKPHLILSSSSQRPVIYQWNKGTKLFERRTDIPEMEDVYAVKHFQVKSDLFICLTRFIGDSKVMRWDGALFRELQTMPSRGSMVFQPFTVSSWQYAILGSDYSFTQVYRWDAKKGEFVHFQELNIQAPRAFSPVSIDNRQFLLASSFKGKTQIYEHLVIDLSN; encoded by the exons ATGGGAAATACGCGCAAGATGCCCAAAAGATCCCCCTGGCTCGGCTTGATCGTGGTGGCGTCTGTTTTACTCTTAGTGGACAGCAAGAGAGCCAGGCAGCCCCGCTGTCCCTCGTCATGTACATGTACCAAAGATAACGCGTTGTGCGAAAGCGCAGGGCTGATCCCTCGCAGCTTTCCCCCCGATGTCATGTCACT ATCATTCGTCAAGTCGGAATTCACTGAAATCCCGAAagagagcttcatccacacgCCTGCGCTGCATCTCGT CCTCTTCACAGCCAACAATCTGGAGTCAATAAACGAGGATGCTTTCCTTGGTCTTCCTCATCTGGAGTATCT GTTCATCGAGAACAACCAAATCAAGTCGATTTCACCCAATGCTTTCCGTGGACTGAAAACCTTAGTGCATCT GAGTCTGGCCTACAATAATCTGGAGACTCTGCCCAAAGATTTGTTCAAGGGTCTGGAGGCCTTGACGAAAGT GGATCTGCGAGGGAACCAGTTCACCTGCGACTGTAAGCTGAAGTGGCTGGTGGAGTGGATATACAGCACCAATGCCACAGTGGATCAGATTTACTGTAAAGGCCCGGCCTCACAGTTGGACAAGAAGATCAATGATCTGGTGCCGCAGTCCTTCGACTGCATCACCACAG AGTTTGCTTCCTACCAGTCCCAGAAGTTTGAATCGATATCGGTGGAGGCATTTTCCTTTGGCAATGACCAGTATGTGGTGTTCGCCCAGCCCTTCATTGGGAAATGCAGCTTTCTAGAGTGGGATCACGTGGAGATGGTCTTCAGAAACTATGACGATATTGACA GCACGTCCACAGTGATTTGCAAACCTCTGGTCATTGACAACCAGCTTTTTATCATTGTGGCTCAGCTGTTTGGTGGCTCGCACATCTATAAACGTGACACCTCTGCCAACAAATTCATCAAGCTCCAAGGCATCGACATCCTGAAAATCCGCAAACCAAACGATGTCGAGACATTCCGCATCGATGGAGAATCCTTCTTCGTCATAGCAGACAGCTCCAAGGCCGGTTCCACTACCATTTACAAGTGGAACGGCAATGGCTTCTACTCTCACCAGTCGCTCCACCCGTGGTACCGGGACACCGATGTGGAGTACATGGAGATCTCCTCCAAACCTCATCTGATCCTGTCCAGCAGCTCCCAGAGGCCGGTCATCTACCAGTGGAACAAAGGCACCAAGCTGTTTGAAAGGCGCACCGACATCCCAGAGATGGAGGACGTCTACGCTGTGAAGCATTTCCAGGTCAAGTCAGACCTCTTCATCTGTCTGACGCGCTTCATTGGCGACTCCAAAGTGATGCGCTGGGACGGGGCCCtcttcagagagctgcagacCATGCCCTCTCGTGGATCCATGGTGTTCCAGCCCTTCACCGTGAGCAGCTGGCAGTACGCCATCCTGGGCAGCGATTACTCTTTCACCCAGGTGTACCGCTGGGATGCCAAGAAGGGCGAGTTTGTCCACTTCCAGGAGCTGAACATCCAGGCGCCGAGGGCCTTCTCGCCAGTCTCCATAGACAACCGGCAGTTCCTGCTGGCCTCAAGTTTCAAAGGGAAAACTCAGATTTATGAGCACCTGGTCATTGATCTGAGCAACTGA
- the LOC121613923 gene encoding cone cGMP-specific 3',5'-cyclic phosphodiesterase subunit alpha'-like: MADKDSVEKFLDNNPQFAKEYYDKKVKADVITAAFNNQVQVKDPASYKDVSTIQEAEFIFELLKEMQGDNPMEKALHKVLQRIALLVQADRCSYFGYRARNGTPELSTILFDVTHNSPFDRNIVNPNVEIVFPTDMGIVGWTAHSKKPQNIPDVKKNSHFSDFVDKQTKYTTKCMLTAPIMNGKEPIGVIMALNKQGADEFSKGDQELFNKYVNFASVVALQAHTSYMWDVESRRSQVLLWSASKVFEELTDIERQFHKALYTVRTYIKCERYSVGLLDMTKEKEFFDEWPIKLGEQEPYKGPKTPDGREISFYKIIDYLLEDKEEIKVIPGPPADHWALVSGLPSYVAENGFICNMMNAAADEYFAFQKEAVDETGWKIKNVLSLPIVNKKEEIVGVATFFNRRDGKPFDENDEQITEALTQFLGWSTLNSDTYDKLNRTEWRKDVAQEMLMYQTTATLDDVQTILNTQEKLGSAPEDCDQKEMYKLLKANIPDAKTVELHEFRFSDFPLSEFELIKCGIRCFFELGVVEKFKVPPEILTRWMYTVRRGYRDITYHNWRHGFNVGQTMFTLLLTGKLKKYYSDLEAFAMVAAGFCHDIDHRGTNNLYQTKSLSPLAKLHSSSIMERHHLEYSKTLMENENLNIFQNLQKRQFETVQHLFEVCIIATDLALYFKKRTMFQKIVDAVEGIPDEKEKVNYVSNNPTRKEIVMAMMMTACDLSAITKPWEVQSKVALMVAAEFWEQGDLERTVLDQQPIPMMDRNHADELPKMQCGFIDFVCSFVYKEFSRFHTEISPMFDGLNINRGEWRALADVHEAKMKAIEDEKKRLEGGDTQDGAKSKTCVIC, encoded by the exons ATGGCAGACAAAGACTCTGTAGAGAAGTTCCTTGACAACAACCCACAGTTTGCTAAGGAGTACTATGATAAGAAAGTCAAGGCAGATGTGATCACTGCTGCCTTCAACAACCAGGTCCAGGTCAAAGACCCGGCCTCTTACAAGGATGTCTCCACCATCCAGGAGGCTGAGTTCATTTTTGAGCTCCTAAAGGAGATGCAGGGCGACAACCCGATGGAAAAAGCCCTGCATAAAGTTCTCCAGAGGATCGCCCTGCTGGTACAGGCTGATCGCTGCAGCTACTTCGGCTACAGGGCTCGTAACGGAACACCCGAGCTGTCCACGATCCTCTTCGATGTGACACACAATTCTCCATTTGATAGAAATATAGTGAACCCCAATGTAGAGATCGTTTTTCCCACCGACATGGGCATTGTTGGATGGACAGCCCACTCCAAGAAGCCTCAGAATATCCCTGATGTTAAGAAG AACTCTCATTTCAGTGACTTTGTGGataaacagacaaaatacaCCACCAAATGCATGCTTACTGCTCCCATCATGAATGGAAAGGAACCCATCGGTGTCATCATGGCACTCAACAAACAAGGTGCTGATGAGTTCTCAAAGGGTGATCAGGAG CTCTTCAATAAATATGTGAACTTTGCTTCTGTAGTCGCTCTCCAAGCCCACACTTCTTACATGTGGGATGTAGAGTCCAGGAGGAgtcag GTGTTGCTGTGGTCAGCCAGCAAAGTGTTTGAGGAGCTGACAGATATTGAGAGGCAGTTTCACAAAGCCTTGTACACAGTGAGGACATATATCAAGTGTGAGAGATACTCTGTGGGACTCCTGGACATGACCAAAGAAAAG GAGTTCTTTGATGAGTGGCCAATCAAGCTTGGAGAGCAGGAGCCATACAAGGGCCCGAAGACCCCCGACGGCAGA GAAATCAGCTTCTACAAGATTATTGACTACTTGctggaggacaaagaggagatTAAAGTTATCCC CGGCCCTCCAGCCGACCACTGGGCTCTGGTCAGCGGACTCCCCTCATACGTGGCCGAGAATGGATTC ATCTGCAACATGATGAATGCCGCGGCAGATGAGTACTTTGCATTTCAG AAAGAGGCGGTGGATGAGACTGGATGGAAGATTAAGAATGTCCTCTCGCTCCCTATCGTcaacaaaaaggaagaaattgTTGGCGTTGCCACTTTCTTCAACAGAAGAGATGGCAAACCCTTTGACGAAAATGATGAACAGATTACAGAA GCTCTAACCCAGTTCCTCGGCTGGTCCACCCTGAACAGCGACACGTACGACAAACTGAACAGGACAGAGTGGAGGAAGGATGTTGCCCAGGAAATGCTCATGTACCAGACGACGGCCACCCTGGATGATGTGCAGACCATTCTG AACACTCAAGAGAAGCTCGGCTCTGCACCAGAAGACTGTGACCAGAAGGAGATGTACAAACTGTTG AAAGCCAACATCCCTGATGCCAAGACCGTGGAGCTGCACGAGTTCCGCTTCAGTGACTTCCCCTTGTCAGAGTTTGAACTCATCAAGTGTGGAATCCGCTGCTTCTTTGAGCTGGGGGTGGTGGAGAAGTTCAAAGTCCCCCCTGAG ATCCTGACGCGATGGATGTACACCGTTCGCAGGGGATACCGTGACATCACCTACCACAACTGGAGGCACGGCTTCAATGTTGGACAAACCATGTTCACGCTGCTCTTG ACAGGTAAACTGAAGAAGTATTACTCTGACCTCGAGGCCTTTGCCATGGTTGCTGCCGGATTCTGCCACGACATTGACCACAGAGGAACCAACAATCTCTACCAGACAAA GAGTTTATCCCCTCTGGCAAAACTGCACAGCTCCTCCATTATGGAGCGACACCACCTGGAGTACAGTAAGACGCTGATGGAGAATGAG AACCTGAATATCTTCCAAAACCTTCAGAAGCGTCAGTTTGAGACAGTGCAGCATCTGTTTGAAGTTTGCATAATTGCTACTGATCTCGCCCTCTACTTCAA GAAGAGAACGATGTTCCAAAAGATTGTGGATGCTGTTGAGGGGATCCCAGACGAGAAGGAGAAGGTCAACTACGTCTCCAACAATCCAACCAGGAAGGAAATTGTCAT GGCAATGATGATGACAGCTTGTGACCTGTCAGCCATTACGAAGCCGTGGGAGGTTCAGAGCAAG GTCGCTCTGATGGTGGCAGCAGAATTTTGGGAGCAGGGAGACCTCGAAAGGACAGTCCTTGACCAGCAGCCCATT CCAATGATGGACAGAAATCATGCAGATGAGCTGCCTAAGATGCAGTGTGGTTTCATCGACTTCGTCTGCTCCTTTGTGTACAAG GAGTTTTCTCGCTTCCACACGGAAATCAGCCCCATGTTTGATGGGTTGAACATCAACAGGGGAGAGTGGAGAGCTCTGGCCGATGTCCACGAGGCTAAGATGAAGGCGATTGAAGACGAGAAGAAAAGGCTGGAAGGTGGAGACACACAGG ATGGCGCGAAGTCAAAGACGTGCGTCATCTGCTAG
- the cep55l gene encoding centrosomal protein of 55 kDa: protein MASSKHKGFNNKKLNSELGVVVRSLRKENACLKKTLVEFSRQHSEHNKLVERFLSLETVRRESCQQQTAKNEKFGPLSEQLSRKEGNLIDDSTSNEQASTNNEVELKDRLIDALEKNKQWLEYDQQREAYVREILARMLWLEKQLNEASQGRSMQHNEDHSDGNERIRQMQEHYETSLQKAKDELEVLREQVDVTQRNLITTQNWFKERQNEVEELTQQLQTETISRKSAAEDHRCSEDEKQQLSNENENLKRRLDEEKRRSANIELQVSLSQEFLLNRHHADQDKITDLERQIKISSQDLVDEKQDCSYLKKQLVRVLKMLQKTKDHVPTQSKRDEPKCNLCEEAHSPSLASRDILTSSPHSSLLNESFLECPSCRAAYPASHYRDLMDHLEICLD from the exons ATGGCGTCCTCCAAACATAAGGGATTCAACAATAAAAAGCTCAACTCAGAGCTCGGTGTGGTTGTCAGAAGTCTGAGGAAGGAGAATGCGTGTCTGAAGAAGACCCTGGTTGAGTTTTCTCGTCAGCATTCAGAACACAATAAGCTGGTTGAG AGATTCCTCTCTCTTGAAACTGTTAGGCGGGAGAGTTGTCAGCAGCAGACGGCCAAAAACGAGAAGTTCGGTCCgctgtcagagcagctgagtAGGAAAGAAGGGAACCTGATAGAT GACTCCACGTCAAATGAGCAGGCCTCGACTAACAACGAAGTTGAGCTGAAAGATCGCCTCATTGAT GCCTTGGAGAAGAACAAGCAGTGGCTGGAATATgaccagcagagagaggcctATGTGAGGGAAATTCTGGCCAGAATGTTATGGCTTGAGAAGCAGCTGAACGAAGCCAGTCAGGGCCGCTCGATGCAGCACAATGAGGACCATTCAGATG GGAATGAGCGAATAAGACAGATGCAGGAGCACTATGAAACTTCCCTACAGAAAGCCAAAGATGAGCTGGAGGTGCTCAGAGAGCAGGTCGATGTTACCCAGCGGAACCTGATAACAACCCAAAACTG GTTCAAGGAAAGGCAGAATGAGGTGGAGGAACTGacgcagcagctgcagactgaaacgATTAGCAGAAAAAGTGCAGCAGAAGATCACCGTTGCTCTGAGGATGAAAAGCAACAACTCAGCAATGAAAACGAAAACCTCAAACGCAGACTGGATGAGGAGAAGCGCAGGTCGGCTAACATCGAGCTGCAG GTGAGTCTCAGTCAGGAGTTTCTGTTAAATCGTCACCATGCAGACCAGGACAAGATAACAGACCTGGAACGACAG ATCAAGATTTCTTCACAAGACCTTGTGGACGAGAAGCAGGATTGTTCATATTTAAAGAAGCAATTGGTCAGAGTTCTGAAGATGCTGCAAAAAACCAAAGACCATGTGCCTACACAATCAAAG AGGGACGAGCCGAAATGCAACTTATGTGAAGAGGCACACTCGCCCTCCCTGGCCTCCAGAGATATCCTGACATCCTCCCCTCACAGCAGCTTGCTGAATGAAAGCTTCCTCGAGTGTCCCAGCTGCCGGGCCGCGTATCCTGCCAGTCACTACCGAGACCTGATGGACCACCTGGAAATCTGCCTAGACTGA